TCTATGACATCACAAGTGagtgctggcagctctgctgggtcCTTTGGAAACACCCCACACCAGCAGAACTGAGAAGTTACAGCCACGAGTTCTGCAAAAACATCATTAAAATCAGAGATGTTTTTCACGCCTTCCTTGGTTTTCTGTCTGGGCGGGAAATAATTGCTGTGGGGTGGGGAGGTTTGGAGAAGCACCTCTGTAGGAATGTGCCCCGTGTTGGTAGAGTGACAAAACTCTCCTTTGTCCCCTCAAAAAGgaaagaagtttctctcctcgatTAGGTGAAAAAGCCACCTCATAAGTCTAaaggacttcacctcaaacttaatgATAGCTAATTAGATTGGATTATCTAATCTATCAAAAAGTCCCACCTAAGCAATTTAGTAGAAAAAGAAGTGAACAAAGAATCTAATCACTTTTGTGAAGTGTTTTGCCAAAAGCAAAGATCTCCTGCACCTAGCTCAGTTTTTCTctctttgttattttgccttttattaaacctttttgtttccaacactgcaacagaagccatcctgcctCCAgaagtagctgagctatcttaaGTGTGTTATAGACCTCCAAAAGCTTATTAGACCTAACTCAAAAAAAATACTCTAACACACCTGAGTACAAGTGAAGCATTTTCCCTGTCATAAAGGAGTTTTATCCTCAGCTTTGCCATTTCATTCTTCCCTGCAGACTTGAATTCTTTCCAGCAAACCTCCAAGTGGATCGATGACGTCAGGACAGAGCGAGGCAGTGACGTCATCATCATGTTGGTGGGGAACAAAACCGACCTGGCAGACAAGAGGTAACGGGGGAccctggggccaggctgggctttAAACAAGGCTTAGTTTTAAACGCAACGTCGTTTGCTTGTCAGGAAATTCTCATTTCTGCTTTCAGCAAAAGTTATTCCCTTTGCTGTCCAACAAGTAGTTTAAAACAAACTCAccgaaaaaaaaattgctgaagtGGTTCTGCGCCATTATCTCAGTGGGGTATTTTGTCTGATTTTCCTTCTCACACTGAGGTAAAGGCTAAAAGCTGCCTGTAGAAGCAAGGAAATCAGCTGATTTTCACTGTTTTCCACTGATTATCCCCACTCTCTCTGTACATGCAGCTGGAAGTTcatggcacaatttctccttgttAAGAAGCAGCACAAACTTTTGTAGGATTGATCTAAAAGTATGAATTTCTCTGAGTATAAATTTCATGTCATACATAACACACACTGAGCTTGTGGATGTGTGAGAGGAAATCAAATCAGCAAACCCAAACTTCCCCAAAAGACAGACCCAAGAATTTGATTAGACTCCTAAAATGACACAGATTAATGTTTTGGGAGGTGCCATAAAGCATTTTACTTTAAAACTCTTAATTCTACAGCACATCAACCAAAATAACCAATGTAGTGGGGTCTTAAAAGAGCACAGGCTTTACTTTGTGTTCCTATTTCAAATCCTTCTCTGGATTGTTGATTTAACAATGATTTTGTTGAATATTTTCAGAGATTTTTGTTCCTTAGGAAGGTATCAGGAGAAGGTATCAGTGTAGATAAGGGAaggtttttattttaatggaTGGTGCCAGAGGCAGTTGGCAAAGGGAAGGTGGAGTGAACCAGGCAGTTCCAACCCTTCCAAATGAAACATTCTCAACATCCCAGAAATGTGGGCTTTGGCTGTCAGGGGTTGTGTGAGGGCTTGAAGCCACAGGGGGATTTTGATCTGATGCACAGAAAATCACCTGAGGAAGGTAGAACTGAGAAACACCTGGATCTCATGGCGAAATAAAGCCTTAAAATATCAAGTTCTTGTCCTTTGGCTGTTAACAAAATTGTCCTGATCAAAGGAGAACAATTTATGGATGAAATTAATGTTTCCTCAACAAAACGTTGGCTTTTATTTGAATATCAGTTTACTCTGTTTCTTGGGATGATGGGCAGAGTGATCTGAGTGTTCCATTGTGGGGCAGTCCCACATTTTTAATTCTAACCTCTGCTTTGCTCACTCCTGCAGTTACACATTCCATCAGGGTGTGTTGTGATGTGGATTTTCTCATGTCATTCTGGTGGTTTTATGTCCCAATATCCCAGGCTCTTTGCCCTGCAGGTTTTTAGTTTTCATGCCCAGCAGGAAaagcagggctttttttttttttttttccatttggcttTTCCCACTTCACTGGGAAGCATTTTGAGCTGTCCCATGCCTTGCACTTTGAAAATATTCCTAAAACTTGCTGCTTACAATACAGGAATACAATAAAAACGTGTACAATTCATTTTGCATAAGATTCCATGTGTGATGAACTCATGATCTGTCCCTGAAATCGTTCACAAAAACAAAATCCAAGATGTTGTGTCTGAGCCAGCTCTAGATTTTGACCACTGAGCCTCTCCCAAGCCCTCCTGGCAGCTGGGAATGACTGCAGCTCCCTGACTGAATAACCTGGCATTTCTGATTCCTCCCAAAATCCAGTTTTATATGAAGCTGGAAAGGCCAGTGGGATCATTTCAGCCTTGGAGTATTTCCTGATGGCGCACAACAGCTGGCCCAGCACTGCTGGAAGAATtaaaaataccacaaaaattgtTTGAAGCTGCTACAGCTGAAGTTCCTGCAGCACTGGAAATTCTCATTTTGGCAGCTGAATGTGACAGGAGTCCTGGTGTGGGCTGGAATTTGGAATGATGGGGAAGGGAATATCCAGGTGTCAGTaacaggagctgccttgcctTTCTTTTCAAAGGACCTTGGGGTTTTGTGAGGCTGAAATTCTGGGCCTGTAAAGGCTGGACAAAGCCACCTTTGGTGTCACAGAGGTGACATATTTTTTTTTGAGGCAGAATACAGGGAAGCCATTCATCCTCTGATAAAAACCAGGGATGAGGCAGATTCTGAGGCCAAAAAGCAGCACTAAAAATAGCCCTGTTCCTGTTCAGTGCAGCCTGCTAAGTTTTTCATTCCGCTCAATGTTGCTTCAGTTGGtggctggttttttttctttgttgatttttttctttctccctgcagttttttttccctctcattttTGGACtcttttgctttggtttggtttttgtgctCTGTGATTTGTTCTCATTACTGGAGACAGGTTTCTGTagaggagggagagagaaaagccCAGGAGCTGAATGTGCTGTGTGTTGAGAGCAGTGCTAAAGCAGGACTCGAAGGGACACAGAGGGGCAGTTCCAGGTGCTTGTCCCCAAGCTgctgcactgtccctgctgctggagcCTTTGTGTCACCTCACAGCATTCCCTCTGTCAGATTTGGGAAATCCCTGTCTCAGTGTGGGGATTTTTCCTGGCCTGGAGTGCTGTGGATGAGGATCAGATGTTGTGCACAGGCTTCGTCCTGTGCTGCTCATCTGCCACAACTCCAGGGATTCCTGGGGagtttccctgaggtgttttCACTCCCAGCTGGAAGACTTGGGGCTGGAGAAGCCTCCAGGGTCCTGAGGTGGGCTGAACCCTCTTGGAAAGGGAGCAGCAGCTCACTGCCAGCCATCTCTGACTTTTCCTTCTGTTCCTTTTGTCTCCTTTCCACCTTTGTGCAGGCAAATCACCACAGAGGAAGGGGAACAGAGAGCCAAAGAGCTGAATGTGATGTTCATTGAGACCAGTGCAAAGACTGGCTACAATGTGAAACAGGTAAAACATGCAGGCTGTGTTCTCAGTCAGGAATTCACTGCTCTGGGTCTGCTccagggtggatttgggatcctgCAGGAATTTCCTTGTGTTTAATGCCAGCCCCTGAGATGTTTCTTGGTTTGTGTAGTGCAAGCTCCTTTCCTGTTGAGTTAATGATTCCCTGTCAAAGCTAAACCTTGAAACAAAGGAGGACTCACTCCAGAATGTGCTGAGggatgggaaagggggaaaatcatTGTTTTGTGCAGCCAGTCAGCTGgaacttggtttggtttggttcacAGTCAATGCACTGCTTGCTGAAATCACTGCTGACATCAGTGGGAGAATTGTTTCTGCTGATGCACTGCAGTAGAAGTTCCTCCTTCTGTTTGCCAGCCAGAGAATCTTGAAATATTTTAGGGGaattgaggttggaagggatctctggaaATCGCCCTTTCCAGccctcctgctcagagcaggctgcCCAAAACTGACTCCAGCTGAGTTTGGAGTATCTCAAAGGATAGAAACTGTCCAGTGCCAGTGTTTGATCAACCAAACAGCAAAACAACCTCTACATTTTCATTTTAAGCCGAATTTCTCAGATTTCTGCTTGTGCCCTTTGATTCTTGCTTGTGATTCCCCTCTCCACTGGTTCAGGGATTGTTCTGGATATCCCAGAGCTTGGAATAAGGAGCTGTGGGCTCTGGAGGAGATTGGGAAACATCCTCAGGGGTTTGCTGCACACCAGCAGCTTGGTACAGCCCCACAGTGGGACTGGGAGGCTTTGGGCTCAGTTTTTGTGGCTGTTCTGGGTTGAACCCACTTTAGTGGTGGATTTTGACTCCTGTTGCTTTCTTTGCCCAGTGGGTGTTTGTGAGGAGAGCTGGGATGTGAAGCTGCAAACCCCAGCACCTCACGGGGACCTTGGTTCTGCAAGGAACCCTTTGAGGGATGGCTGAGAGGGaaatcagagcagcagggattgcTCTGGGTTTGATGCAGAGAGTTCAGCAGCCTGGCAGTGTCTGTGCTCCAAACATCGACTGAGGAATGCTCCAAACCCATTTTCCAGGTTTTCTGGGGGTAGCAGAGCCCTTCCCAGTGTAAGTGCAGCTCCCTGGAACCAGCAATTCTGCTGAGGAATGGCTCTTTAGCAGCAGGGCTGATCTGAAGGGCTGGGCTCTGAAAGCTCTGTTGTTCCACAGAGGAATATTCAGTGCCAGCTGAGTGATCagaaatccccaaatctgcaccctTTGTGCACAAGCAGAGGCTGAACATGTTAAATGATGTTTAGTAAGTGCAGGAGGGAGTTCCATGAATCCCTGGAAGAATGTTACTAATTAATTCCACGTTCTCTTCAAGCAGGAGCAGGTAAAATAAAACTGGTTTTTTTATGTAGGCATTGAATAAGTTCTTTAATATAAGTTCTTTAAAACCTGTTAAATATCCTGCATAAAATTCTCATGGCATTTTTGATCACTGCTCTGCCTGTTAAAGTACCCACTTAAGGAGTTTGTACAGCTCAGACTCAGAGTCCTGCTGTAAAACAAGGTTTTTAACAGGAACTTGTTTCTGACAAACCTTGAGCTTCTCCCTTGCTGCTTTCCAGCTTTTCCGCCGTGTGGCTGCTGCCTTACCTGGGATGGACAGCACACCAGAGAAGAGCAAAGAAGACAGTATCCTTGTTTTCCTTGGAATTAGGCAATTATCTGGTGTTAAATTTGGCTTACTGACTTTCTTTGGGCACATTGTGGGGATGGGCCTTGCTGGGGTTTGCAGGGATTTGACTGAAGCAGGACACGGAGCTGTTGGActgtgagcagagggatggagcagctctgccatgaggaAAGGTTGGGACAATTGGGATTGTTcaagctggagaagagaagctttggggtgacatAATTTGGGCCATCAGAACCTGAAGAAgccaaaaagaaaaatggaaaggggATATTTACAATGGCTTGggatgacaggacaaggaggaatggcttcccactgccacggggcagggttagatgggatattgggaaggaatccttccctgtgagggtggggaggaccaggttgcccagagaagctgtggctgccctggatccctggaagtgtccagggccaggttggatgaggcttggagcaagctgggctcGTGGAAGGTGTCGCTGCCCACggcaggggctggcactgagTGATCTTTAGGgtctcctccaacccaaaccaccttGGCATTCTATGACCCTGTTTGTGGGCCAGATATAAATGTACACAACTAATAGCCAGCATGAGTTCTGCTTCTCCACTGGAGCCGAGGCTGGAATTTCCACACCTTTAGAACACCAGACTTCGTTACTCATTTTGCCCATCCTCTGAGACGTCTCACCACGTTCCTGCCTTTGCCTGTGCAGAGACCCCAAACAACCCTTCCAAATCCTGTCCCGGGTGATTCCTTGACTGTGCCTGCAGTGATTGACATCAAACTAGAGAAGCCCCCCGAGCAGCCAGTGACGGAGAGCGGCTGCTCCTGCTAACGGCCCCGCGGCAGCGGCAGCCCCGGCGGCCGGGCTGGAGAACATCGCGCTCATCGCCCCCGGGGCTGCCAAGCCATCCCCAAGCGAGCAATGAACCCCTGGGTACTGgtggggagcagccccagctcccctctcACTGCATGGTTTGAGCCCTGAGTGCAGAATGAGTGTCCTGTCTTTTGAGTTTATTTTTTTATGTTGTTGCACTTTGGCACCACGGTGCCCTTcacactttctctctttctctctctctctcttcctccctccctttctcCCCCTGTTCCCACCTGGAGCCTCCCTGCTCAGATGTATCTTGTGAATGCCATGGAAAAGCTGCCGAGTTAGGGAAGACAAAAATGAAGCTTTGGGGGGTGGGTTCTCTGCCTTCCCTCCCGCCTTGCATCCTccccctgccttctccagcccCCTGTCCTGCATCCCCACTTCCTCTGGTGAAAGGCTGCTCCTTAAACTTAAaccagtcacttggacttgcctTTTTGGACTCTGCAGGTTCCCAGGCTTTGCTTcctgcagggcacacagcccATGAGCTCTCTGGTTTCTCCTTTCTGTGGATGACCCTGGCTAACTCTTGCTCACCACTTCCCAGTTTTGCCCCTCGAGTCACACAGGCCCTGGAAAGCCCCAGACTCTGAGAGCTTTGGCCTTGTTGCTCCCATTTGTGTGGCAGGGACATCCCAGAGCCTGCTGGAATCTCTTCCCATCCAGATGATGTTGGTGAGTGTTGGCTGCACGAGGGGCCAGAGGCTTTCCAGCCCGAGGCTGCGTGGGGAGAGATCCTCAGGGATTCTGGAAGCAAACAGTGACCTGGAATCCATCACTGCAGGGGCAGTACCTGCCCTGGGAGTCATGGATGCTCCTCGGGCTCCTTCCCTGATCTCCATTCTCCTGTTCTCTGTCATGGGAGCTGCTTCATGCGGAGCAGGAGAGCCACAGCAGAGGGAAGGGCAAcattccagtctcattcccaGGTTGCTGCTTGATGGAATCATTCCCATTGCCTCTGCCCTTGGAGCAGAGCTCTGGGGTGGGACCAGCAGCCAGTTCACTCCTGGGGGAGTTTTAACCTTTGCCAAAGCTGAGGGGAGCAGTGCCAGGGAATTCCTGTCACAGTGGGTGGAGAACTGGAGgatgggatgctgctgaagggAGTTCTGGTGTCACTCCCCAGCCTCGGAGGTTGGGAGCTGCCTCCTTTCCCTCAGCCCCTGGTTGTGAATTAATTCATAGAACTTTTCAGAGATTTCCTGGGGTTTTGGGtccacaaaaagttggcagagaGGAGAATTCCGCTGTCCTTTCCCCACCTGGCCTGTGTGACACGGAGCAAGCTGTGGTAGGACAGTGAGCACAGTGTGACCACGGTGGGGGGGTCagtggcactccctgccctcccctggCAGGGTGTCCCTCAATCCCTGGCACCcgaggaggggaagggacagccctgtgctgggatgtggcagccctggcctggcagcagcTCACTGAGGTCCCCAGAgtcccctcccctggggcagctgGCCGCAGGAGGAAGCTGGGATGTGAGTCCTGTCCCACCCCTCGGGGAGCTGATCCCATTCCCTGTACATAGCCCCTGTGGGAGTTGCTGGTGTCGGTGTCCGTGTCTGTAGAACAGGtgttgctgtccctgcccaggcagctctgctgtccctgtccctccctggcagctctgctgtccctccctggcagctctgctgtccctccctggcagctctgctgtccctgtccctgcccaggcagctctgctgtccctgttCCTCCGtggcagctctgctgtccctccctggcagctctgctgtccctgccctggcagctctgctgtccctccctggcagctctgctgtccctgtccctccctggcagctctgctgtcccttcGTGTTGTTCGAGTCACGGACCGGGGCGGGAGGGGGGAGACCCCAATTAGGGGCGGGGGGTAATTAGTGAATCCCATAGTTCCCTTCCCACTGTTTTTCTGGATGTGTTCCTGCCGTGTGTCCGGCCCCGCTGTCTTGTAGCTGTAGCGAGTAAGTGTGACTGTAACTCTGAGTAAGGActgtgtgacacagccacagtgtATCACTAAATAAATAAAGTTATTTCACCAACACCCAGCTCTCCTGCTGCCACGGCGGGCTGGGGGAAAAGAGGGGTTTGCTCTGAGCTGTGACATTGCTGTCCTGAGCTGGGATGGAGGAGGAAGGatggaggaaaaggagaaagacGAGGAGaaatggaggaagaggaggaggaaggatggAGCAGGCAGCATGAAGGACAAGGAGGAGGGATAGAGGAGGAAGGATGAATGAGGAAGAAGGATAGGAGGAGAAGGGACTGAGGTGGAGGAATGGAGAAGGAAGGAcagaggagggaaggagaaagGACTTTTCTGATGTTGTTGCAAAATGTGGAATATGTAACAATGTTCTCAGGAGGTCTCTTCTTTGATATTTGATCTTTGTTACTTTCAAGCCTGATCAGCAAAAATTGAGATTTAATCCAAGAAATTGAGCAGGTAATGAGCTGGAAGTGATGTCCAGGTGTTGGAAGGTGTTCAGGGTGGAATTGCCTCATTGAGGGTTAGGGCTGGACATGCTTGAATGATCTCAGCCCTGGGGGAGGTTaccaaagcttgggaagaaggatttCTCTCAATTTTGGGATAACAACAGGACTCTGTGCATGCAAACGTGACTCTGAATGGAGCCCTCAGGTGAGTCCtgccctgcaaaacacctgggaCTGATCCTGCTGCTCCAGCAAGACCTGCAGGACTCTGCCAGTGCTGCTTCCCTGCAGCCTGAACCCCTGGCAGTGCTCCCttcatccctgcaagtgtccaaggccaggctggacagggcttggagcaacctgggatagtgggaggtgtccctgccctccctATCCAGGCACTGGATgatccttcccacccaaaccagtccATGATTTTATAAATTTGTGCCTCTCAGCCCAGTTTTATGTCACTAAAAAAAATTCCAGTGTTGCTGGAGCTGTtgttttcccaccaggaatcAGCAACTGCTCAAGTTCAGGAGGATGAAATGGACTCTGGTGGCCTTGAAGCTTTGCTAATTAGCATACCCAAAACATGAATGTGCCTTCAGAAAGAATCCACTCTTTCCTGTCAGCCAGGTCAGCAGGAAAACACCTGAGTCATTCCCTgggaggagctgcctggggcaggggagaCCTTCTGGAGCTCCTGCCAGGGAATGCTCTGAAGCAGGAGGGACAAATCCAACCTTGAAATTggatctgcagctcctccttcccTATGGAACATACAGATTGTGGGAAACCAGAGAGGGGATACAAGAGGTCTCCTTCCCTTGTTGCAGGGGCTTCCAGGATGTTCATTCCCCTGGTGGAAAAGCTGTTTTTTAATTCTTAGTGAAAATCTCTTTTCCCGTGTCTTTtccttgttccctgccctgctcctggagctgtgctggtgccACCACAGCCACAATCCcgccctgctccttcccagcagtgctggaacACTCCAGGCTCATCAGGGGCTGATTTCCAGCAGAGTCAGTGGGAAAAGCCCCTGAAACAGCTGCAGATCCCAAATGTTCTCCTGCAGGCTGCAAGGGTGACTGGGGCTGAGCCTTGTCCCAGCATTTCCTTGGAATGGAGCTCATGGTGGGTACATCCCAACCTCCACACAGACTTCCTGAGTGGGAAGAAGCTGAACTCAGGCTGCTGTACTTGATTTATTGATTGTTTTTACAGAAAAAGTGGAAAACACCACAAAGAAGAGAagtcagagccagggctgtcccaaaGCCATTACAACGTGATCCCACCAGGCATTTGCTGATAATTTCCTTGGTAATTAACATTTCCAAACATCCCAGTCCTATATTGTGGGGGTTTTATCAGCAAAGAGGCACAAACAGCCAGAGCTGTGCATGGACTGGGGCTGGATTTTACTCCTGGAGTTGCCAGCAAACCCAGCAATGCAGAGCAGAGgtgggagagaggagaaggaaagaATTCCATGGCACAAGAGAGTGAAACAAGTGAATTTCCTGGAGGACAATGCCTGTGCTCTGCTCAGGAATGCTCAACAACCAGGGATCCAGGATCAAGGGATCCACAACCAGCTCAGAACTCAATTTAAGTCTTGCTAAAACCTGgatcctgctggagcagctgcccccCAGGCCCCACTTCCCACCAGCTTTTCCCAACACCCATTCCCAGGAGCACAGCCTCAATCCCCAGCCACCTTCCAGCCAAATGAGCCCCTTGGCATCTCCCCACGTGGGAAAGAGCTGATCCTGTGCAGGCCAGGGGTGCCTCCAGTGAAAGCTGAACCGTGAGGAGTCATCTGAGACGTTGGGAAGGAGGAGTGGAGAGGTTCTGGCAGGATGGAGCTCCCTGTTAGTGAACTGTCCGTTCCTTCTGCCGCTGGTAATCTGGGAGGAAGGGACAAGGAGAGCATGGCCAGGGGGAATCACCCAAAATGTTCAGGAAGACACACATTCCCAAGTGGAGGCAGTGTTGGAAACCTGGCTTTAAAAGTGCACCTCCACCAGTGATTTTAGGGCATTCAGAACAAAATGCTTTTTATGAAATTTAAAACCCCTTCTTCCCctactcctttttctttttcttcttaatgGCCACTTTCCATTCTATGAAGAATCCTTGTTTGGTTtgacttttcccttttttatcccTTAAATCTTGGAACTTTATAGGTGCAGAAACTGGGAGTTAACCCAGTCCTTCCCTTCACTCACAATTCAAACATGCTTAGGGAATCCAAGGGATATCCACCATTTGCACTTGTGCCAGACCTCGTTCCCCTGTTATTCAAGGATAATCAGCTGCAAGTCCTGAGCTTTAAATTAACTTTTCCATTCCCAGCCATCCCACCTTCCTGCTCTCCGAGTTTCCTACATGGAAAGCCAAGCCCCATTATCCTGATGTGGTGCCTGATCCTAAATCAACAATCGGTGACCTTGGGCTGCTAAACTGGGCTGGAATGGGCAGGCATTGATGGCATTTGCTTCCCAAGGAGCCTCCCAGCACTGGGCACGTACTGTAGGGGAAGTAGCGCACGCGCATCGTGATCTCCCGCGCCGTCTTCAGGATCTCCACGGCCTGGAAAACGAGCACAGAGCATTGCCTGGgttctgtgctgggctcagaggctgcagggtggtggattccccatcccagcgCTCACCTTGCTGTGCTCAATGTCCTGGAAATCCACATCGTTCACTGAGAGCACCTGGTCCCCCTCCTGCAGCCCGGCCCTGTGAGCATCCGAGTCGGGAATCACCTGggaggggagagcagggatggcagcaggggatgTCCCACAGCTCCCctcccacactgccctgggagcaattccaggggctgggaggagagcagggagaggtgCAGGATGTTCTGAGGcagccagagcctccctggggctcagctgctcccaccagCACAGGCAGGATCCGGGCAGGAAAGGCACAAGGACGGACACACCTTGGAGATGAAGATTCCCAACTGCGAGGCTTTTCCTCCCCGGATGTTGAAGCCCAGCTGTGGGAAAagccagcagggaaatgcagtcaCCAGGACCCTTTCCTTGGCCCAGTTCTCTTTCCATTCCCCAGGACTCTTCTCCCTGTCCAGGGCCTTTCCAGTTCCCCAGgactgctctccctgccctgcctcccgGAGGGATCCAAGGCGTGGCTGCTGCGGTGCTCAGCCAGGTCCTCTCTCCTCATTCCTGCCACCGGGAACACCTCAGGGGACCCCGCTCCCACCCTCCAGAGCTCCACGGCCCAAGATACCACATCAGGAACAACCTCTCCCCCTGGCCACCAGCCTGGCATCTGCCACCCTGCCCGCCCCACGCCTGTCACAGCAGTTCCCTGTGCCAGGACGCTGCCGGTCGGGAATATCGCGATCCCAGCGTCTTTTACTGTCGGGAAACGCTCCGGGAACGCGACACCTCGCCCAGGAACGCCGGGCCGGCGTCGCCCGCCTCACCTGCGCCCCGGGCGGCTTCTTGAGGACGATGGTGCGGGGCAGGAACTGCGTGAGCTCGTTGTTGTAGTCGGGGTGATAAACGCGCTGCGGGGGACGCGCGGCGGCtcagccggggccgggccgggctcccctgcccggcggggccccgcggccgccgctgcccctcCCGGGCCGtgcccccgctccccccgccccgGGCTGACCTCGTGCGGCGGCACCCAGGCGGGCGGGCTCTCGTAGGGCGGCAGGAAAACCACCGGGAAGTCGTCGTAGGGCACCCGGCCCTCCATGCTGCCGCTCCGCCGCGCCCGGGACGCGCCCCGAGAGCGACGCACCGCGCTGCGATTGGCCGAGACCCGCCCCTGGCTCCGCCCCCTACCTGACGCACCCGCACGCGATTggctccgcccctcccctcgcgCGGTCCCATCCCCACCCTCGGTTGGCTCCGCCCCCGAGTGACGCACCGCTCTGCGATTGGCTGGAGTCCCGCCCCTCGGTGACGCACGGCCCCGCGATTGGCTATCGCGCCGCCCCGCTTGCGGTACCTGTCTGTGATTGGCCGTGGCCGCGCGCGGCCCGGTTTGAACGGCGGCCGTTGCGGTGCCGCCATTGGAACGGGCAGCGGCGGTTCCAGGTCAGTCCCGCGGCCGCCCCGCGACACCGGGCAGGGCcaggccgggcccgctccgcccccgctccagccccgctcccggcccggggCCTCCGCTCCatcccagagccctggcaggccCGCTGCACCCCCCGCCCCCTCCTCCCCAGAGCCCCGCTGAGGCCGCTTCCCGCCCGCTCCACCCTCCGGCCGGGCAGGGCCGCGGCCAGCCCCGCTCCGTGCCCCGGCCCGCTCACGGCGCTCGTGTCCCGCAGGCTGGTGATGATGCGAGAGGACGAGAAGGGCATCCCGGTGCGCGTGGCGCTGCGCTGCCGGCCGCTGGTGCCCAAGGAGACCAGCGAGGGCTGCCAGACGTGCCTGTCCTTCGTGCCCGGCGAGCCTCAGGTGAGCCGCGGGGCCGTCCCGGGGGTCCCGCCGTTACCGGGAGCCGCTACCAGCGCTGCCCCGTCCCTCTCGCCCGCAGGTCGTGGTGGGCAATGACAAAGCCTTCACCTACGACTACGTGTTCGACCCGTCCGTGGAGCAGGAGGAGGTTTTCAACACCGCGGTGTCGCCTCTGGTCCGTGGCATCTTCAAAGGTTTGTCCCGGGTTTTGCCCGTTTGGAGCCCGTTCCTCTCTGCAGAACGAGGTGGGGATGTGCTCTGAGGCAGTTTTC
The nucleotide sequence above comes from Melospiza melodia melodia isolate bMelMel2 chromosome 16, bMelMel2.pri, whole genome shotgun sequence. Encoded proteins:
- the LOC134425810 gene encoding ras-related protein Rab-6A-like is translated as MSAPGSGGDFGNPLRKFKLVFLGEQSVGKTSLITRFMYDSFDNTYQATIGIDFLSKTMYLEDRTVRLQLWDTAGQERFRSLIPSYIRDSTIAVVVYDITNLNSFQQTSKWIDDVRTERGSDVIIMLVGNKTDLADKRQITTEEGEQRAKELNVMFIETSAKTGYNVKQLFRRVAAALPGMDSTPEKSKEDMIDIKLEKPPEQPVTESGCSC
- the PDZD11 gene encoding PDZ domain-containing protein 11 isoform X2; translation: MEGRVPYDDFPVVFLPPYESPPAWVPPHERVYHPDYNNELTQFLPRTIVLKKPPGAQVIPDSDAHRAGLQEGDQVLSVNDVDFQDIEHSKAVEILKTAREITMRVRYFPYNYQRQKERTVH
- the PDZD11 gene encoding PDZ domain-containing protein 11 isoform X1, producing the protein MEGRVPYDDFPVVFLPPYESPPAWVPPHERVYHPDYNNELTQFLPRTIVLKKPPGAQLGFNIRGGKASQLGIFISKVIPDSDAHRAGLQEGDQVLSVNDVDFQDIEHSKAVEILKTAREITMRVRYFPYNYQRQKERTVH